From the genome of Vibrio navarrensis, one region includes:
- a CDS encoding energy-coupling factor ABC transporter permease → MDVFTLFCSGLTILIGWRFCWADFKRVVLPKLLNEKSFQHLTFAVIFILFLLWRTQAGIKDGLQVHFLALTTLTMMFGWRMAFLICLPVTFGLALTSDMPISAIPEYLTLSVLFPIAISYLIFCLSYHYLPRNIFVFIFIAGFLNAAITGSLHLMVNALYHLWSGHYDWQTIWDNYFILVPLLAFPEALLNGMSLAVLCVFKPEWLRVFSDHDYIFNHYHKH, encoded by the coding sequence ATGGATGTATTTACTCTTTTCTGCTCAGGCCTAACGATTTTGATTGGCTGGCGTTTCTGCTGGGCAGATTTCAAGCGCGTTGTTTTGCCTAAGCTGCTCAATGAAAAGAGTTTTCAACATCTCACTTTTGCCGTTATTTTTATCCTGTTTTTGCTCTGGCGCACACAAGCTGGGATCAAAGATGGGCTGCAGGTTCATTTTCTTGCTCTCACCACTCTGACCATGATGTTTGGTTGGCGAATGGCTTTTCTGATTTGTCTACCTGTCACCTTCGGGCTAGCCTTAACCAGTGACATGCCTATCTCAGCCATTCCAGAGTACCTAACGCTGTCGGTGCTGTTCCCCATCGCCATTTCTTATCTGATTTTTTGCCTAAGTTACCACTACCTGCCACGTAATATCTTTGTCTTTATTTTTATCGCCGGTTTTCTCAATGCGGCTATCACTGGCAGCTTGCATTTGATGGTTAACGCGCTCTATCACCTTTGGTCTGGTCATTATGATTGGCAAACCATTTGGGACAATTATTTCATTTTGGTCCCTCTGCTCGCCTTTCCAGAAGCCTTGCTAAATGGCATGTCACTTGCCGTGCTTTGCGTGTTCAAACCTGAGTGGTTAAGGGTCTTCTCCGACCATGATTACATTTTCAACCATTACCACAAACACTGA
- the pflA gene encoding pyruvate formate lyase 1-activating protein: MSTTGRIHSFESCGTVDGPGIRFIVFMQGCLMRCKYCHNRDTWDTHIGKEVSVEEIIREAKSYRHFMNASGGGITCSGGEAMLQPEFVRDFFRAAKAEGIHTCLDTNGYVRKHTEVIDEVLDATDLVMLDIKHMKDEIHHDFIGVSNKRTLDFARYLHKIGQKTWIRYVIVPGYTDDPEAAHMLGDFIKDMDNIEKVELLPYHKLGAHKWEAMGQDYPLEGVNPPPKETMDAMVAILSQYHSNVKY, translated from the coding sequence ATGTCAACAACTGGTCGTATTCACTCCTTTGAATCCTGCGGTACCGTCGATGGCCCTGGTATTCGCTTTATTGTCTTTATGCAAGGTTGTTTAATGCGCTGTAAGTATTGCCACAACCGAGATACATGGGACACTCACATTGGTAAAGAAGTCTCTGTGGAAGAGATCATCCGCGAGGCAAAATCCTACCGACATTTTATGAACGCCTCTGGCGGTGGCATAACTTGTTCAGGTGGCGAAGCCATGTTACAACCTGAATTTGTGCGCGACTTTTTCCGAGCGGCTAAAGCGGAAGGTATTCACACTTGCTTAGATACCAACGGTTATGTGCGCAAACATACGGAAGTTATTGATGAGGTGCTGGATGCCACCGATTTGGTGATGCTCGACATTAAACACATGAAAGATGAAATCCACCACGATTTCATCGGTGTATCAAACAAACGTACGCTGGATTTCGCCCGTTACCTGCACAAAATCGGCCAAAAGACTTGGATCCGTTACGTTATCGTACCCGGTTATACCGATGATCCTGAGGCGGCGCACATGCTTGGGGACTTTATCAAAGACATGGACAATATTGAGAAAGTAGAGCTACTGCCCTACCACAAACTCGGCGCGCACAAATGGGAAGCGATGGGACAAGATTATCCTCTGGAGGGAGTCAACCCACCGCCGAAAGAGACGATGGATGCGATGGTGGCCATTTTGTCCCAATACCACAGCAACGTTAAATACTAA
- a CDS encoding methyl-accepting chemotaxis protein, with protein sequence MNTLALSQKHKILLFLSVLVLGFVALAFYTSKQLGSMTEQYVKSSLVSEGARQIAKTQVELLLLSGKLRQMSLSQVAEIRGDVQALNNNVQDASDTLSQFALNSQASSMKKAIQEFDQSLVPWLELRSEVGFSVDEGKLGRMKELAKIIEAKIAETGMVTINSDFQEMIKTQQNYLLQANEQNLKLFNRSMAMFVNVSNSYGMLDLYEQEINEFKTTFTRVSELLQQLSSIEQQLASTQQASLQQIQQASEMLSGMASDYQKRAANYSDSTKWSVLIASGALALLTILIFVNLSASLTKALDRISQMIQAIAQGDLSRRLETNQNSQDEFNLLSQAVNKSCENLGELVSGVQQSSLSLANYAGELRTGLDNLARHQADIMGQTQLIASATEEVSVTTSEVSSSLEFVSEISKASNQAAEEGGKVIAEAIGSLEQVADILHSASGHISQLEEASAKIDSVMDIINGIAEQTNLLALNAAIEAARAGEQGRGFAVVADEVRSLAVRTVDAVSEISGTIETMKNESAEVIQYISNSGKTIEKGQQKGHEAINALKHITDKADEASQQTEVIFSSMKELATTSQSMADSMTQISHAMRELETNNQELREVSKLVDSHSRTLSNECQNFKI encoded by the coding sequence ATGAATACGCTTGCGCTTTCTCAAAAACACAAGATCTTGTTGTTTTTGAGTGTACTTGTTTTGGGATTTGTTGCTCTTGCTTTTTACACGTCCAAACAACTTGGCTCGATGACGGAACAGTATGTGAAGAGCAGTCTAGTTTCAGAGGGGGCCAGACAAATCGCGAAAACTCAGGTTGAACTGCTTTTATTGTCGGGGAAACTGCGTCAAATGAGCTTAAGCCAGGTGGCTGAAATCCGGGGGGATGTACAGGCGCTGAATAACAATGTTCAAGATGCGAGCGATACGCTGAGCCAATTTGCCTTAAATTCGCAAGCCAGTTCGATGAAAAAGGCGATTCAAGAGTTTGATCAATCGCTTGTCCCTTGGTTGGAGCTGCGCTCTGAAGTCGGCTTTTCCGTCGATGAAGGTAAACTTGGACGAATGAAAGAGTTAGCCAAAATCATTGAAGCAAAAATCGCGGAAACGGGGATGGTGACCATCAACTCGGATTTCCAAGAGATGATTAAGACTCAGCAAAATTATTTGTTGCAAGCCAACGAGCAAAACTTAAAGCTGTTTAACCGCTCAATGGCTATGTTTGTCAATGTGTCTAATAGCTACGGCATGCTGGACTTGTACGAGCAAGAGATAAACGAGTTCAAAACCACTTTTACAAGAGTCAGTGAACTGTTACAGCAACTGAGCTCAATTGAACAGCAACTCGCCTCCACTCAGCAGGCTTCTTTACAGCAGATCCAACAAGCGTCTGAAATGTTAAGTGGCATGGCTTCCGATTACCAAAAGAGAGCCGCTAATTATTCCGACAGCACCAAATGGTCGGTGTTGATTGCTTCTGGCGCATTGGCTCTGTTGACCATCCTTATTTTTGTTAACTTAAGTGCATCTTTGACAAAAGCACTCGATAGAATTAGTCAGATGATCCAAGCCATTGCGCAGGGGGATTTGTCTCGACGTCTTGAAACTAACCAAAACAGCCAAGATGAATTTAACCTCTTGTCTCAGGCAGTAAATAAAAGTTGTGAAAACTTAGGTGAACTGGTTTCTGGCGTACAGCAGAGCAGTCTATCTCTTGCCAATTATGCGGGCGAACTGAGAACGGGGCTAGACAATCTCGCCCGTCATCAAGCGGACATCATGGGACAAACGCAGTTGATCGCCTCTGCTACCGAAGAGGTTAGCGTTACGACCAGTGAGGTTTCCAGCTCGCTCGAATTTGTTTCTGAGATCAGTAAAGCTTCAAACCAAGCGGCGGAAGAAGGCGGAAAAGTGATTGCAGAAGCGATCGGTTCTCTTGAACAGGTAGCAGACATTTTGCATTCTGCCTCTGGACACATTAGCCAGCTTGAAGAAGCTTCAGCGAAAATAGATTCGGTGATGGATATCATCAATGGCATTGCAGAACAGACGAATCTGTTGGCGCTCAATGCTGCGATTGAAGCCGCTCGCGCTGGTGAGCAAGGGAGAGGTTTTGCGGTGGTGGCTGATGAAGTACGAAGCCTTGCGGTAAGGACCGTAGATGCCGTCAGTGAAATTTCGGGCACGATTGAGACGATGAAAAACGAAAGTGCCGAGGTTATTCAGTACATCAGCAACTCAGGCAAAACCATCGAGAAAGGGCAGCAGAAAGGACACGAAGCGATCAATGCGCTCAAACACATCACCGACAAAGCCGATGAGGCCAGCCAGCAAACCGAAGTGATCTTTAGTTCGATGAAAGAGCTGGCGACGACCAGTCAATCCATGGCCGATAGCATGACCCAAATTTCCCATGCGATGCGAGAGCTGGAGACCAATAACCAAGAGTTGCGGGAAGTGAGTAAACTGGTTGACAGCCATTCCCGCACTCTCAGTAACGAATGCCAGAATTTTAAAATTTGA